From the Helianthus annuus cultivar XRQ/B chromosome 17, HanXRQr2.0-SUNRISE, whole genome shotgun sequence genome, the window TACGGTTATACCAGTGTATGTAGTTATAAAAATATACTCCCAACTTTTTTAGATAGCTCGTGTTTCAAAACTTGTTAAAAACTAGTAAAAATTCTCGAGTTACGCAGCAGCGTTTCGGTTGGTATCAGTTTGGTATGGCACTAGCACTTGGTGCCCAAAAATAATCGACATGTGTTTTTAATTGACTGAAAACCAAAGAAAAAAATTTACATGAAACAATATCGCTGGGGCGCGTAACTTtttgtaagaaaaaaaaaatcttaaaaaaattaGTTAAGAAATAATGCTATGTTATAGTTGGAAAAATTTTAGTTAAGAAATAATGCTATGTTAGAGTTGGAAAATCCTATAAAATcgtatatatttaaatataagtTAGCTGTAATAAAAATAACAACTTTTAAAAAATGCTATAAAATTATAGTTCCTGAAAGTTTGTTTTATAAAACGAAAATACACAGCTCAAGTTGAATACGAAAGAAGTCCAAAAAAATCATCCACCTATTGGCTTGGCTCAATTGCCCAAAACGGCCAATCAACCATAAATGTCGATGGGTTTGCTTCACATTTCTTAGGCCCATTACTGTAACACTCGTCCCATTTGTACCGATATTTTAAATATTCTGTTGATTAAGTTTCAGATTTCGTccttttttatttacttttatttttatctatttaTAACATAGAATTTACTAGTTTGGGTTAACTGACAACCCAGATAAGCCAAGATAACGGTTTATTACATATATTAGAGTCCGAAAACAATAAAGTTTTAGTCTCGAAAGCTTTGTCACGCATGCTAGTACTTTAACCTCCCCGAATAGTTATTCCCAAGGAGATGGCGGTTTaagagtgttcggttcttcacgTGCTTAACCGTCCGTTTGGTGCCCGCCTTTATGTGAGCCTATCGTAAACACCAAAAACAATTAGTGCTTAAATTAAACGAGCGAAACTATCGAAAACAACAAACAAAACACTTTTCACTAGTTCAGGTGCTCGCGCACGTCGCGGATGAGCACATCAGTTCCCTCGTGTGTCGCGGGGGAGCTGATTTTGACTTTTTGTTGATTGTGCTCCTCCGCACGTCGCGGAGGAGCAAGGTCTCTCCCCCGCGCTGTGCGGGGAGCCAGTTTCTCCATAAACTTTTAGGAACTGACAGTTTTTCACCCTTAGTCGATTTTCACAATTTTTCACCCAACTTCATGTTTACCATTTTTAGGACTTTCTCCCACATTTAAAGGTTCCAATCCTTACCCCGAACCTGGATCCTTTAGTTTTTTAATTCATTCTTTTGGTTGGAGTTTATTGCCTAACCGACCCGTTAAGAGGCATTATGCATTCTAGTTCATGCCTCCTGTTTTCTTATCAAggttttcatcatttcttcaACCACAACCTCAATTATGGTGGATTACTCTAGGCAAAATCTTAACATTACAATATTTTCTTCTGGTATGGCGCTTTACCCAAACGAGTCGGTATGAGACTTTAAGCCATTTAGCTCAAGCTTTCCATATTTAGTTACAAGAAGGATCAACTCTATCATAGGACTCATTATCAAATCTACACTTGGAGGTAGTTTACCAAAACCCATTATCCGAGAGCACTTTAATAAATTTTAAGGCTTTTTGTTAAACTGGGGGATTTGCAAGTTTAAATGAAACCTAGTAGACACTTTTAACTCGTTACCCTGTTAAGATTAATTATGTCCTTAAGGACATAGAGATTTCCAATTGCCTTGTATTTTAAAACTCATTTAGCTATAATGATGCTCATCACAAACATATTCTTGGCTTTAAGGGCCACTTTACCCAATTACTAGTGTAACCACACTTGAGGTGGACTATTATCCAATTCTAACTCAACCATCTTTAGTCGGACCATAAGCCCTTACCGAAAGTATGACCCATTGCAAATACACGGCAGGGTCAAAGCAATAACCCGTTACCAATACCTTGCAATTCCATTTGTTAATTCGTGTTAGTGCATGCCCTTGCCATTATGCTTACCTGTAGGTATAAAACTCAACTAGACAAGCATGAAATACTTAGTTCAAATGGTGATAACTTCACCACTTGACCCGTGTGTCCCGTTATCCATTTGACCCATTCTTGGTTTACCCTTTAGGCGTCTCAACCTAACAATTTATTGTTTATCACTAAAATGTGATTCAACATCATTTTTACACATTTGACCCGTTATGATTTACGCCATAGGATCTCGTCTTAACAGGTTATTAATTGTCACCAAAAGGTGATTCAACACCATTTTTACCCATTTGACCTGTTATGGTTTATATCATAGGGTCTCATCTTAACAAATTACTATTTGTCACCAAAAGGTGATCCAACACCATTTTTAcctatttgacccgttatggtTTGCACCATAGGATCTCATCTTAACAAATTTCTATTGGTCATCAAAAGGTGATTCAATATCATTTTTatccatttgacccgttatggtTTACACCATAGGGTCTTATTTCTACAATTCTTTGTTTAATCACCAATATTGCTTTAACATAGTTTTACCCATTTTGATCCGTTTCATAGTTTTCATCATGGGGTCTCATCTTAACAAATCCTCGTTTACCACCAAAATTAGTTTGTCctaattttactctttttaaCCCGTTTCATGGTTTACACCATGCGGTCTCGTCCTAAAATTTTAACCGGCTAGCCGCATCCGGTTGTTTGATAACCCTTGTTATTAGCCAAGAATACTTTCTAGCACATAAGTAGTGGTTCTATTCTAggaggtgtaagctttacttaccttgtgTCCGTTCTATCACACCCtgctcgtagcggaagcgcgaggtgcaACCATGAAAGGTTTTCATAGAATTCAATGTGTAAACGTCTACATGATTTAAAATAACTAACGATGCCAAATATATATAAATCACTTCAAATGAAGACACCAACCAAAGTGTCGCGCTTTGACCAAAGCGCAGCGTTTCAGGGTGATACTCTGCGCTTAGGCCTAAGCTGAGCGTAtaggtttattttttttaaatatgtttttaaCTGTAATTAATTCTCAAGACAAATACTAACGGGTGTGAGTATGTCAACTAAGGTCCATATTATTGTACATATATAACTAACTAGTTAATATATATCTTTTGTTGGTCGACTAAACAGAATTACGTATAAACACATTAGTAATAACATGTCCATATATACATATAATGACATTTGTTTATACGATATTTGATTCATCACTGTTTTCTTCGGTTAAAAATGTCACTTCTCAATGACCATCTTTGAACTCATGTTCGTTTTAAAAAAATAGATTAGACaatttaatccttatgaactatGTTGTGTATCATCGTCACAAATTTTAACTCTATCGTACGGTCAATTAAGGCGTATATAGTCTATCATTGCCTAATGTGATCtattaaggcccaatatgatcTACCAGTCTACTGTAGTCAATTAAGCTCCATTATGGTCTATTAAGACATATATGGTCTACCATTGCCTAATGTGATCCATTAAAgtccaatatggtccattaataCGTATATGGTCTACCAATGCCCACTGTAGTcaattaaggcccaatatggtaaATTAAGGCGTTTATGATCTACCATTGCCCAATGTGATTCATTAAGACATATATGGTCTATCATTGCCTAATGTGATCTATTAAGGCCCAATGTGGTCCATTAAGACGTATATGGTCTACCAATACCCATTATGGTCCTTTAAGGACTTATATAGTCCATTAATACATATATGGTCTATCAATGTCCATTGTGGTCCTTTAAGAACTAATATGGTCCATAAAATCCGGATCAATTCGATAGGTACGAGGTCAATGTAAATCCAGATGTTCATTATATAGATTAAAACTGCCAAATTTTTAATCTAATAAAATCTATTGTTATTTAAATTtgttgttttgtttattattctTAAACATATAACAATCTAATATAATATGAGAATTGATTACAATTAAAAAGATATGTAAAAAAATTAAACCAATATATTGAGCTTAGGCCTAAACGCTGAGTATTACCCTAAAACGCTGCACTTTGGTTGATGACGTGGGTGGTGAAAAAGTGGCATGTGGTGGTGGAAATGGtatgggtggtgatggtggtggggtggCGATGATAGATGGTTATGACGGGGTAGGTGGTTAGAGGTGGTGGTAGtcgatgaaaatgacaaaatatgCCAAAAGTCACGGACTAAAATTgcagaaaacaaaactatttagactaaaatgacaagaaaaaaactatttagactagCGACTAAAATACAaaagggatttttacatatttccccctcctaagaagctttattacatatttccccaacccataaatttaattacatatatCCCCTTCCTAAAGAAaccttattacatatttccccaatctctaaatttttattacatatttccccaatctctgaatttaattacatatttcaccTTCCTAAACCCCatatattacatatttatccAATTCATTAAAAATACTCTTATagaattacaattttacccttaatgagtttattaaataataattacaaTATATTTTCTAGCTTCgagggaaatatgtaaaaatcgcTTATTATTATTTCAAAGTTTGAACAGAATATATAAAAGAAGCCATCTTTGAAGAAAATATCAAAGATGGATACTTTGATAACAGATCTATAAACAAGCCTTCTAGATTGGTACGTCATGAGTTCTCTATGTGAGAGAAAAGAATTACTCTTTCAAAACATCTCTAATCATAATCAGAGAGGTGTGGTTGTCCACCATTTTCAGATGAAGATACTTATGAAGAGAAGGCTTGGAGAATGACTGTCACGGACTTGCCAAACGACATATATCTCACTGTAAAGCTAAGTACATCTCAGAGTTAAATGAAATTGTTGAGTTAACGGATAAGGAGTTTAAGCTTAAAGAAAAGCAGGAACTTAAATTAATCGTTGAACTGATCTGATAAAAACTCAATTGAAAACCGGAGAGGAATTGACCAACAAATATCTTGTTGACAAATGCTCCAAATCCTCTGATGATGTCAAATAACCAAGTTCAAACTCCAAAGTCGAATTCTAATGATGTCATATAACCAAGTTCAAACTCCAAAGTCGAATGTAAAACATCGTATGCTTATTCTTTcagtttttttatgtttattgcAAATGAATTAGCGGTGATGCAGGAAGTAGGAAATATATTgtagttatttatttaataaactcattaggggtaaaatagtaattctataaaagtatttttaattaaatggataaatatgtaatatatGGGGTTTAGGAAggtgaaatatgtaattaaattcaaagattggggaaatatgtaataaaaatttagagattggggaaatatgtaataaggctTCTTTAGGAAGGGGatatatgtaattaaatttatgggttggggaaatatgtaataaagcttcttaggagggggaaatatgtaaaaatcccaaTACAAAATTCTACCAACTTCCGAGTAGAATCGGTTGATTTTATGTGAAATATATATATGTGGCCTCCCAAATAATCCAAGTAGAATCGGCGGCGACGATGAAAGCTGTAGTAATCACAACTCCGGGAGGTCCAGAAGTTCTAAAACTGCAAGAAGTAGAAGATCCAGAGGTGAAAGACGACGACGTATTGATAAAAGTGGAAGCCACAGCTTTGAACAGAGCCGATACACTTCAACGGCAAGGGAAGTACCCACCCCCAAAAGGGGAGAGTGAGTATCCCGGTCTGGAATGTTCTGGAACCATCCTATCCCTCGGTAAAAACGTTTCCCGTTGGAAAGTTGGTGATCAGGTCAGTCAGTTAGTTAGTTAGGTCTCCAATTTCAATATCTTCAATCAATTACGGATTTAGGGGTACTACAACTTTGATATAAAATCACATAAGATAGAAGAACAGAATTCAATTAAATATATATGGAATTTGGAGTTTAAGTTGACTTTTAGGGCTTCATTTTTTAGATTGTTCGTAGATGATACTAGGGATGGATGGACTTTTTTCCCCAAATACCCATCCTcgtacccgtacccgtacctGTACCCTTACCGATTTTAGGTATTTAGTACATGTATCTATGGGTaccagttttattgattttggtattcggtACATTCGTATTGGTACAGGTAAAAACGGCTACTGGTACCGAATTTTATGTAGACCTTTAGAAGttttttgtattatgttttaAGTTTTATTGCGTATTCTGGTATTTATAGTACTCGTATTGATTTTACCTGATTGGTACCCGTATCGTATTGGTACTCGTatcaattttacctatttggtactcatgtcaattttacctatttagtactcgtacaagtgctcaaaaactaaataaaaacaaaatggtaccaaAGCGGGTACCGTACCGAATATATCCGTACCCTACCTATATATTTGGTACGGTATTTGGTACCaagttttgttcaaattcggtaccggtacgggtACTGTACCAATCCCATCCCTAGATGATACCATagagaaaaaaatttaaaatgttTTATGATTAGAAAATTAGTACTATTCTCCAAATAAAATAAACTATTAAATCTAATAGcaaaagttctaaaatattagttttcgtaagataaaagtagaaatctagTTGTAATCTTGCCGGGTTTTAGAGAATTTAGCTCCGGAATCTAGAATTAAAGCCCAATTGCCTTGACCgtggtttaaaaaaaaacagtttgcCGCCCCTCAAGGGGGTTTTGATGTTTCttatgttttttgattttttgtgtcaatttcaaacattcatgtcttttttatgtgtgtttttgataTGATGAAATcagtttgtattttattttttgaaagatatataatttttcCGCCTCGTTCGCCTCAAGGTGTAAGCCTTGTgtggcgaagggaaaacgcctcgaggCATGATTCCGTACTTTAAAACCTTGGCCTTGACTTAAGGCGCAATTGCCAAGTCTCGCCTAGAAAATGGGCCTAGAGGTAAGAAGCGATGGTTTTTAACAACTATGGCAAAGACTTATGAAATCACATAAGTAATTTTGTTGAAAATTTAATCAAATTTGACGTGATGTATGGAATTTTGGAGTTTAAATTGACTGTTAGGGCTTGAATTTTGTAGATTTTAATTGTGAAATCACATAAGATGAAGAGTAAAATTGTGGAGAATTTAATTAAACTAGTCTTAAGTCCCCCACGCTGCGGGGCAGCAGGAGGCGTAAAACCGTGTTATCAGCGTTGCGGGGCTGGGGGGCGTAAATTCGTACTAAGTAGCAACCGTACGATGACCAAAACTGGGAAAAGGCGTAAAACCAAAACACAAATTTTTAACAGCAAGTGACTCACGTGACGTAAAAAGGAGACAAAGTTGATTTATACTGACATGTCTTAGAAAGTCGAGGGGGTCCCGAGGAGGGACCTAATTTTAAATATTGTAGATAGAACAGTAAACGTGCGGAGAATTCAATCAAGCCCAATTTAATTTCCTATAAAGAATTTTGGCGACTGTTATGGCTTGAATCTTGAGATTGTTGTAAGTTATACGTATACGTGTGAAATCACATAAGATGAACAGTAAATGTGCGGAGAATTCAACATAAATGTGCTGAAAGTATGTGTACATGTTATAGCACAAAAATTTATCAATATTTAATCAAACCAGAGTTTTAGTAGAAAATTGTTTGGATGGCTAGCTGTTCATATCATTAGATAATCTGTCAAGTTTCTTCTTGTTCTTCATGTCGAGTAAGGCGGGAATATTGAACTTTAGGTATGTGCTCTTATAAGTGGTGGAGGATATGCTGAAAAGGTAGCTGTACCTGCTGGTCAAGTCCTTCCTATCCCGCCTGGCGTTTCTTTGAAAGATGCTGCCAGCTTCCCTGAGGTCGCGTGCACCGTTTGGTCAACTGTCTTCATGACAAGCAAGCTATCTTCCGGAGAAACATTTCTGGTAACGTCTACTTTCtcttctatttaaaaaaaaaaaaaaggttccAAGCATATTTACTGAGAGGTAGTAAGATTTTCAGATACATGGTGGTTCTAGTGGCATTGGTACATTTGCAATTCAAATTGCCAAATACTTCGGCGTTAAAGTGTTTGTCACAGCAGGTAAGCTCCGTTTTTCTTATATGTGCAATCAATGTTGTTAATAGCGATCATAGCGCTTGCTATAGCGTTTAGCGTATGCTGCGTGGCGATGTGTCAATAGGTCGCCATCTGATTTTGGTGCCTCCATGGTGTGAAAGTAGCGGGATTATaggatttttgttttttttaatataaactaGTAACTTCACCCCGCGCGTTGCGCCGGGAGTCGGGTTGGTTTGTCACGTTAGTAAGATAAAAACACTAAAAGACGAAATACTAGAAGGAATAAAAGTAGATAGACTAAGGTAGAGGGACTAAAGATGTATATTAGAAAAGTTAAAGTAGAAGGACTAAACATGTATATTAGAAAAAGTTGAGGGTGTAAACGGAACAAGACaaaagaatttaaaagaaaaaaaataggcCGCCATGTGGAGGCGTGTTATTGGGTAGAATGAATAGTGAGAGACAAGGTGTtggtttttaatatatatatatagtgtgaggttcattggggaacactaaaaaagtggggaacagtggggaaccaactcaaacgaactccgattggactcattccagcggcgttggaaccgtatcgtcgaaccctaactaggatctcttaaccctaaaccctaaatcataacccctaaaccctaaatatattagggtttgacttttagggtttagcattagggtttagctttagggtttagggtttagctttaggattTAGGgcttagctttagggtttagcttttagggtttatagtttagattttacggtttagcttaggttttagccttatttatatataatatataatatataatatcgATAATATATGCCtataaaatagcaggattttCGTTTTTTAAAGATACCTATGAAAACAACGTAATTTGATAAAATACCCATCTAAAATATTCTAAAACTgtcttctagtgtatcgctaaacATAAAATAGCGCCCGCTGTTTCATCGCTATCGCCACGTAGCGTATAGGTAGCTTGTCGCTATCGtccgctattcgctattaacaactatgtgAGCAATGTTAATCATACATTCAGCTAACCATGATTATCTGCAATCATACAACatcatttgtttatttttttagggAGCGAGGAAAAATTAAAAGCCTGTAAGGATCTTGGAGCCGATGTTGGGATCAACTACAAAACGGAAGATTTTGTTGCACGTATAAAGGAGGAAACAGGCGGGAAAGGTGATTATTATTTGCCTCAAAAGTTGACTTTTCAAACCATTGTACTTTATacttcacaattttttttttcatttttacaaGAACATTAGCTAGTTTACAAATGAACCAACTATAGTTACTGAATTTAATTCGTTGACGTCTAACCTTGGATGAACCAAACAACAGGGGTTGATGTTATACTGGATAATGTTGGTGGGCCCTACTTCCAGAAAAACCTGGAGAGCTTAGGTATCGGTGGCAGGCTTTTCATCATTGGTTTTATGGGTGGAGTGAAAGCCG encodes:
- the LOC110920610 gene encoding quinone oxidoreductase PIG3, whose product is MKAVVITTPGGPEVLKLQEVEDPEVKDDDVLIKVEATALNRADTLQRQGKYPPPKGESEYPGLECSGTILSLGKNVSRWKVGDQVCALISGGGYAEKVAVPAGQVLPIPPGVSLKDAASFPEVACTVWSTVFMTSKLSSGETFLIHGGSSGIGTFAIQIAKYFGVKVFVTAGSEEKLKACKDLGADVGINYKTEDFVARIKEETGGKGVDVILDNVGGPYFQKNLESLGIGGRLFIIGFMGGVKAEANISLLLAKRLTVQAAGLRSRSIEKKAEIVSDVEKNVWPAIAQGKVKPVVYKYFPLSEAGEAHKLMETSTHIGKVLLLA